The following proteins are encoded in a genomic region of Bernardetia sp. MNP-M8:
- a CDS encoding IS4 family transposase, which translates to MAKAKYASSGKVTKLVTVLSSHLTEFHFARVQFIGLFVIAVIKVGLGGLIQIATAFERNVECSSSLRRIERFLNHYNLDFKAITRLIVSLQGIDKWKDIVLCLDRSNWKVGKKNINILLLSAAYKNVSVPLIWSVFPKKGNSSTEERIELIERFLSIFPNLSISSIVADREFVGQKWFTYLSGKNFDFVMRLKSNFKATRKGKTKSIAAWCRGLAISETYHLEGVFIVNGVEVYLSVSRTQKGYIYLASPVFLENAFEIYKQRWEIETLFKALKTQGFKLENTKLTEPEKIAKLLALCSIAFVWCYKVGEWKHKKTKIRVCSNGYNEYSFFRYGLLEIKKILNNPMSKETKFNQKIKVLSME; encoded by the coding sequence ATGGCAAAAGCAAAGTATGCTTCTAGTGGTAAAGTTACAAAATTAGTTACTGTTTTATCTTCTCATTTAACAGAGTTTCATTTTGCACGAGTTCAATTTATAGGTCTTTTTGTAATAGCTGTTATAAAAGTAGGATTAGGAGGGTTGATTCAAATTGCTACAGCTTTTGAACGGAATGTAGAATGCAGCTCCTCTTTACGTCGTATTGAACGCTTTTTAAATCACTATAACCTTGATTTTAAGGCAATTACTCGTTTAATTGTTTCTTTACAAGGTATTGATAAGTGGAAGGATATTGTTTTATGTCTTGACCGTTCCAATTGGAAAGTGGGTAAAAAAAATATAAATATTTTGTTACTTTCAGCAGCTTATAAGAATGTTTCAGTGCCTCTTATTTGGTCTGTTTTTCCAAAAAAAGGAAACTCTTCTACTGAAGAACGCATCGAATTAATAGAACGTTTTTTATCTATTTTTCCTAACCTATCTATTTCTTCTATTGTAGCAGATAGAGAGTTTGTAGGTCAAAAATGGTTTACTTATTTATCAGGAAAAAACTTTGATTTTGTAATGCGACTAAAGTCTAATTTTAAAGCGACTAGAAAAGGTAAAACAAAGTCAATTGCAGCATGGTGTAGAGGACTGGCTATTTCAGAAACGTATCATTTAGAGGGTGTTTTTATAGTCAATGGTGTAGAAGTATATTTATCTGTAAGCAGAACACAAAAAGGATATATTTATCTAGCTTCACCTGTTTTTTTAGAAAACGCTTTTGAAATTTATAAACAACGTTGGGAAATAGAAACGCTGTTTAAAGCACTAAAAACACAAGGTTTTAAGCTAGAAAATACAAAATTGACAGAACCAGAGAAAATAGCTAAATTACTTGCTCTTTGTTCTATTGCATTTGTTTGGTGTTACAAAGTAGGGGAGTGGAAACATAAAAAAACGAAAATAAGAGTCTGTTCAAATGGATATAATGAATACTCTTTTTTCCGATATGGATTACTAGAAATCAAAAAAATACTCAATAATCCAATGAGTAAAGAAACTAAATTCAATCAGAAAATTAAAGTTTTGTCAATGGAGTGA
- a CDS encoding Mpo1-like protein yields the protein MQQWLDKYGESHQNHTNKMIHWICVPTIFFSVLGLLWSIPHQFLMDLFPFMGSFANFATIFCIACSIFYLRLSFPIFLGMIGIAIVYLSICNWIYTTPNLSLWVVSLTIFVVAWIGQFIGHKIEGEKPSFIDDLKFLLIGPAWLLSFVFRNLGIKY from the coding sequence ATGCAACAATGGCTTGATAAATATGGAGAAAGCCATCAAAATCACACCAATAAAATGATTCATTGGATTTGTGTGCCTACTATTTTTTTTAGTGTGTTAGGACTTCTTTGGAGCATTCCACATCAATTTTTGATGGATTTATTCCCATTTATGGGGAGTTTTGCTAATTTTGCGACTATTTTTTGTATTGCTTGTTCTATTTTTTATTTGCGTCTGTCTTTTCCTATTTTTTTAGGAATGATTGGAATAGCTATTGTTTATCTCTCAATTTGTAATTGGATTTATACTACTCCTAATCTCTCTCTTTGGGTGGTCTCACTAACTATTTTCGTGGTAGCTTGGATAGGGCAATTTATTGGACATAAAATTGAAGGCGAAAAACCTTCTTTTATCGATGATTTGAAATTCCTTTTGATTGGTCCTGCTTGGTTACTTTCTTTTGTTTTTCGTAATTTGGGAATAAAATATTAA
- a CDS encoding SPOR domain-containing protein, with amino-acid sequence MKKNILLLLFVLTVLAFHQNSKAQAIYTFPMLVQEQVEVKSHPLPSGFDEKGDTTLTVYSGLYGNFSVYFVNGPQYHHILNPNPTGLLINGKEYGFYCDAERGSQKNISNFLDIYEFEYLGRKYLCFFSFREDCLHKGCLYRCYNLYDITDPNNVTANSFASVYGETFTFGDYNSDGVMDFIRVASQLPPNIEEDKIPTEDKSLYGLVTVFSFDKEGKAVDIKHEGNSYYLFIKGTDEEFSGFEVVQNDWFIPLKDQSGKIAPITPYYAPYVSFDPKEPFLYDAKGYRVPQNLWAVQVAEFDEIEGALDYCEYLMQGGLEDVFVYIDQYNRDLHFLVLAGNYQNKEKIQKLQLDLKKAGVNGKLINMKTEF; translated from the coding sequence ATGAAAAAAAATATTCTATTATTACTCTTTGTTTTAACTGTTTTGGCTTTTCATCAAAACAGTAAAGCACAAGCTATTTATACTTTTCCTATGCTCGTTCAAGAACAAGTAGAAGTAAAGTCTCATCCTTTGCCTTCAGGCTTTGATGAAAAAGGAGATACTACCCTTACAGTATATTCTGGCTTGTATGGAAATTTTTCGGTTTATTTTGTTAATGGACCTCAATACCATCATATTTTAAATCCTAATCCAACAGGACTTTTAATTAATGGAAAAGAATATGGGTTTTATTGTGATGCTGAAAGAGGAAGTCAGAAAAATATTTCTAACTTTTTAGATATTTATGAATTTGAATATTTGGGAAGAAAATATCTTTGCTTCTTTAGTTTTAGAGAAGATTGTTTGCATAAAGGTTGTTTGTATCGTTGTTACAATTTATATGATATTACAGACCCTAATAATGTAACAGCTAACTCTTTTGCAAGTGTATATGGTGAAACATTTACTTTTGGAGACTATAATAGTGATGGTGTAATGGATTTTATTCGTGTAGCTTCTCAACTTCCTCCTAATATTGAAGAAGACAAAATTCCAACAGAAGATAAATCACTTTATGGATTAGTTACTGTATTTTCATTTGATAAAGAAGGAAAGGCAGTTGATATAAAGCACGAAGGAAACAGTTATTATTTGTTTATTAAAGGAACAGACGAAGAGTTTTCGGGTTTTGAAGTCGTACAAAATGATTGGTTTATTCCATTGAAAGATCAATCTGGAAAAATTGCTCCTATTACGCCTTATTATGCTCCTTATGTGTCATTTGACCCTAAAGAACCATTTTTATATGATGCTAAAGGCTACCGAGTTCCTCAGAATTTATGGGCAGTCCAAGTAGCAGAATTTGATGAAATTGAAGGAGCTTTAGATTATTGTGAATACTTGATGCAGGGAGGTTTAGAAGATGTTTTTGTTTACATTGATCAATACAATCGGGATCTGCATTTCTTAGTCTTAGCTGGAAATTATCAAAACAAAGAAAAAATACAAAAGCTACAATTAGACTTAAAGAAAGCAGGAGTAAATGGAAAATTAATAAATATGAAGACAGAGTTTTAA
- a CDS encoding acyl-CoA thioesterase gives MQLPQPKHKINPLSKTEMLVRFQDCDPYGHLNNGRYLDYFLDGRDNQVTYDYGWRLVDFINEEKKGWVVQKQELAYLRSAVYGEEIVIRTATVFYDDSNLMIECRMLNKDETQLKSLLWMKLVFINLTNGRRTNHTENIKEFFSKVILNEFNLEETTFDERVKELTTFYKSQKQNKTSV, from the coding sequence ATGCAACTTCCTCAGCCCAAACACAAAATAAATCCATTATCAAAAACAGAAATGCTGGTTCGTTTTCAAGATTGCGACCCTTATGGGCATCTTAACAATGGCAGATATTTAGATTATTTTCTTGATGGAAGAGATAATCAAGTAACTTATGATTATGGGTGGAGATTGGTAGATTTTATAAATGAAGAAAAAAAAGGTTGGGTAGTTCAGAAACAAGAATTGGCATATTTGCGTTCAGCTGTTTATGGAGAAGAAATTGTAATCCGAACAGCAACTGTTTTTTATGATGACTCAAATTTGATGATTGAATGTCGAATGCTTAACAAAGACGAAACGCAATTAAAATCACTTCTTTGGATGAAACTTGTTTTTATTAATCTTACTAACGGACGAAGAACGAATCACACAGAAAATATTAAAGAATTTTTCTCAAAAGTAATTCTAAATGAATTCAATCTTGAAGAAACTACTTTTGATGAGCGTGTAAAAGAATTGACTACATTTTACAAAAGTCAAAAACAAAATAAGACAAGTGTTTAG
- the guaB gene encoding IMP dehydrogenase, with amino-acid sequence MEALTYDDVLLVPAYSETLPRNTQTKTRLTKTITLNVPIVSAAMDTVSEAEMAIAIAQEGGIAFIHKNMSIARQAEQVRKVKRSESGMITDPVTVFPNQTLADANRLMKEFKIGGIPVIDENKKLIGILTNRDLRFQKNLSLPVSDIMTSKNLITAKEGVDLQQAESILDANKIEKLLIIDDENNLVGLITYKDILKNSDRPNACKDERGRLRVGAAVGVTGDTLERVAALVKSAVDVITIDTAHGHSKGVIEMLKKVKSTYPKLQVIVGNVATGAGAKALAEAGADAVKVGVGPGSICTTRIIAGVGMPQLSAVFEAAEAVKGTGVPIIADGGVRFSGDLVKAIAAGASCIMIGSLLAGTDEAPGEMIIYEGRKFKYYRGMGSIEAMEDGSKDRYFQDTEDDIKKLVPEGITGRVAYKGKAAEVIYQLVGGLKAGMGYCGAASIEDLQKAQFVKITNAGMRESHPHDVMITREAPNYSRN; translated from the coding sequence ATGGAAGCTCTCACTTACGATGACGTATTGCTCGTACCTGCTTACTCTGAAACTCTTCCAAGAAATACGCAAACCAAAACTAGACTTACCAAAACAATTACATTGAATGTTCCGATTGTTTCGGCTGCAATGGATACGGTTAGCGAGGCTGAAATGGCAATTGCTATTGCTCAAGAAGGAGGAATTGCTTTTATTCATAAAAATATGAGCATTGCACGTCAAGCTGAACAGGTAAGAAAAGTAAAACGTTCGGAAAGTGGAATGATTACCGACCCAGTAACTGTTTTTCCTAACCAAACCCTTGCTGATGCAAATCGCTTGATGAAAGAATTCAAAATTGGTGGAATCCCTGTTATTGATGAAAACAAAAAATTGATTGGCATCCTTACAAATAGAGATTTGCGTTTTCAGAAAAACCTTTCGCTTCCTGTTTCAGATATAATGACCTCTAAAAATCTGATTACAGCAAAAGAAGGTGTTGATTTGCAACAAGCAGAATCAATTTTAGATGCAAATAAAATCGAAAAGCTATTAATTATTGATGATGAAAACAATCTTGTAGGACTTATTACCTACAAAGATATTCTCAAAAATAGTGATAGACCAAATGCCTGTAAAGACGAACGTGGTCGCTTGCGTGTAGGTGCTGCCGTTGGTGTTACTGGTGATACTTTAGAAAGAGTTGCTGCACTTGTAAAATCTGCCGTTGATGTTATAACGATTGATACAGCTCACGGACACTCAAAAGGTGTTATAGAAATGCTCAAAAAGGTAAAATCTACTTATCCAAAACTTCAAGTTATTGTAGGAAATGTAGCCACAGGTGCAGGTGCAAAAGCTCTTGCAGAGGCAGGTGCAGATGCTGTAAAAGTAGGTGTAGGACCTGGAAGTATCTGTACAACTAGAATCATTGCAGGAGTAGGAATGCCACAATTATCGGCTGTTTTTGAAGCTGCTGAGGCTGTAAAAGGAACAGGAGTTCCAATTATTGCAGATGGAGGAGTACGTTTTTCAGGAGATTTAGTCAAAGCTATTGCAGCAGGTGCATCTTGTATTATGATAGGTTCACTTTTGGCAGGAACAGACGAAGCACCTGGGGAAATGATAATTTATGAAGGAAGAAAATTCAAATATTATCGTGGAATGGGTTCGATAGAAGCAATGGAAGATGGCTCAAAAGACCGTTATTTCCAAGATACAGAAGATGATATTAAAAAACTTGTTCCAGAAGGAATTACTGGAAGAGTTGCCTACAAAGGAAAAGCTGCTGAAGTGATTTATCAACTTGTGGGTGGACTTAAAGCAGGAATGGGCTATTGTGGTGCAGCTTCAATTGAAGATTTGCAAAAAGCACAGTTTGTCAAAATTACCAATGCAGGAATGAGAGAAAGTCATCCCCACGATGTAATGATAACTCGTGAAGCTCCGAATTATAGTAGAAACTAA
- a CDS encoding permease-like cell division protein FtsX: MQFPSINRPFSKKRIGSYPYIGVLVNITLALFITGLLGLILIYTYQFSIRTKENVEVEVYLRRDVNENQRLSIQKKLTQLDFVLKDEKGKPRIRFMASEEAAKMMRQEAGVEFEEFLVGENRLPDAYYINVEESYYQKDKMALLKAQIESIEGVYEVDFKDKYIEEITKNLQTISYIFFAFALVFFVAAIILIDSGVRLALFSQRFLIRSMQLVGATPFFIKKPFLRRAFIHGIIGGIIAYILVLILAKGFALWIPELNAFDYMGSILGLGFIILVLGISINTISAYIAVSKYLYMRLDDLY; this comes from the coding sequence TTGCAATTTCCTTCTATCAACCGTCCTTTTTCCAAAAAACGTATTGGCTCTTATCCATATATAGGTGTACTGGTTAATATTACGTTGGCACTTTTTATTACTGGACTTTTGGGTTTAATTCTGATTTATACCTATCAATTTTCTATCAGAACTAAAGAAAACGTTGAAGTTGAAGTGTATTTGCGTAGGGATGTAAATGAAAATCAGCGTTTGAGTATTCAGAAAAAGCTCACTCAATTAGATTTTGTCTTAAAAGATGAAAAAGGAAAACCTCGCATTCGTTTTATGGCAAGTGAAGAAGCAGCTAAAATGATGCGTCAAGAAGCAGGAGTAGAATTTGAAGAGTTTTTAGTTGGAGAAAATCGTTTGCCTGATGCCTATTATATCAATGTAGAAGAATCGTATTATCAGAAGGACAAAATGGCTCTGTTAAAAGCACAAATTGAAAGTATAGAAGGCGTTTATGAAGTAGATTTTAAAGATAAATACATAGAAGAAATCACCAAAAATCTCCAAACGATTAGTTATATTTTCTTTGCTTTTGCACTTGTTTTCTTTGTTGCTGCTATTATTTTGATTGATAGTGGTGTTCGTTTGGCTCTTTTTTCACAGCGTTTTCTGATTCGAAGTATGCAACTTGTTGGAGCAACACCCTTTTTTATCAAAAAACCTTTTCTTCGTCGTGCTTTTATTCACGGAATAATTGGGGGAATAATCGCTTATATTTTGGTACTTATTCTTGCTAAAGGTTTTGCTTTATGGATTCCAGAACTTAATGCTTTTGATTATATGGGTTCTATTCTTGGTCTTGGCTTCATAATTTTAGTTTTAGGAATAAGTATAAATACAATTAGTGCTTACATTGCTGTGAGCAAATATTTGTATATGCGATTGGATGATTTGTATTAA
- the menD gene encoding 2-succinyl-5-enolpyruvyl-6-hydroxy-3-cyclohexene-1-carboxylic-acid synthase, which produces MSYALQPIWNIAHICHRHGIENVIISPGSRSAPLTLAFVRHKNLNCKVVADERSAAFIALGIAQQTNKPVVLICTSGSAAYNYAPAIAEAYFQQIPLLVLTADRPPEWIDQFDGQTIRQTNIYGKHVKESYTLPVDLSHEDAVWHIERTISEAINLCQTYPAAPVHINAPFREPFYPPIEVTNEEDDINSLYENQIKYDNDVKIIEQIHSRPKIRTQHWEQLLEVWNRTEKKLIVGGQMRYDERLIYALNGLEVTVVADVISNLHIVKNSIQHQDVFLMNRESLEELRPELLITFGKSVISKNLKKFLREYPAIEHWHIQPAGIAADTFQSLTKVIPLNPSYFFRKVLEKQTRFAESYRQSFFVDNWRGTDAEIKKLNAHFFEEQPFSEFEAVKRLMEHLPQRSNFHLANSMSVRYANYLNLDKDANKEIEIFSNRGTSGIDGSTSTAIGHALADDETLNILLTGDVAFFYDRNAFWNNYLPKNLIVILLNNHGGGIFKMLPDAAKQPESDEFFVIKQPLNAQSLSKEFELEYTFCEDKSKIEFQEALEKLELDVEKRSRISIVEVKTSIEINTKVFQDYKKAVKFLEVD; this is translated from the coding sequence ATGTCTTACGCTCTTCAACCCATTTGGAATATTGCTCATATTTGCCACAGACACGGCATCGAAAACGTAATCATTTCACCTGGTTCTCGGTCTGCTCCTCTTACACTAGCTTTTGTAAGGCATAAAAATTTGAATTGCAAAGTAGTGGCTGATGAGCGTTCTGCTGCTTTTATAGCTTTAGGAATTGCACAGCAGACCAATAAACCTGTTGTTTTGATTTGTACTTCGGGTTCTGCTGCCTACAATTATGCTCCAGCAATTGCAGAAGCCTATTTTCAACAAATTCCTCTGCTTGTCTTGACGGCTGACCGTCCTCCAGAATGGATAGACCAGTTTGATGGACAGACAATCAGACAAACAAATATCTACGGAAAGCATGTAAAAGAAAGCTATACATTGCCAGTAGATTTGTCACATGAAGATGCTGTTTGGCATATCGAACGCACTATTTCAGAGGCAATTAATCTTTGTCAAACCTATCCTGCTGCGCCTGTTCATATCAATGCACCTTTTCGTGAGCCATTTTATCCACCTATTGAAGTTACGAATGAAGAAGATGATATAAATAGTTTGTATGAAAACCAAATAAAATATGATAATGATGTAAAGATTATCGAACAAATTCATAGCCGTCCAAAAATACGAACACAGCATTGGGAACAGCTTTTAGAAGTGTGGAATAGAACAGAAAAAAAATTGATTGTTGGAGGACAAATGCGTTATGATGAGCGTTTGATTTATGCGCTTAATGGTTTGGAGGTTACTGTTGTGGCTGATGTAATTTCAAATCTTCATATTGTAAAAAATAGTATTCAGCATCAAGATGTGTTTTTGATGAATAGAGAAAGTTTAGAAGAACTCAGACCCGAATTATTGATTACATTTGGAAAATCAGTCATATCAAAAAATCTTAAAAAATTTTTACGTGAATATCCTGCTATTGAGCATTGGCACATTCAACCTGCTGGAATTGCTGCTGATACTTTTCAGTCGCTTACAAAAGTAATTCCTCTTAATCCATCCTATTTTTTCAGAAAGGTTTTGGAAAAACAGACTCGTTTTGCAGAATCTTATCGTCAATCTTTCTTTGTTGATAATTGGCGTGGAACAGATGCAGAAATTAAGAAATTAAACGCTCATTTTTTCGAAGAGCAACCTTTTTCAGAGTTTGAAGCCGTTAAGAGATTGATGGAACACTTACCACAACGTTCTAATTTTCATTTGGCAAACAGTATGAGTGTGCGTTATGCCAATTATCTAAACTTAGATAAAGATGCAAATAAAGAAATTGAAATTTTCTCTAATCGGGGTACGAGTGGAATTGATGGCTCAACAAGTACAGCCATAGGACACGCTCTTGCAGACGATGAAACATTGAATATTTTATTGACTGGTGATGTTGCTTTTTTCTACGATAGAAATGCGTTTTGGAATAATTATTTACCAAAAAATCTGATTGTAATTCTACTCAATAATCATGGAGGAGGAATTTTTAAAATGCTTCCAGATGCTGCTAAACAACCCGAATCAGATGAGTTTTTTGTAATCAAACAACCTCTGAATGCCCAAAGTTTGAGTAAAGAATTTGAGTTAGAATATACTTTTTGTGAAGATAAAAGTAAAATTGAATTTCAAGAAGCCTTAGAAAAACTAGAGTTAGATGTAGAAAAACGAAGTCGAATTTCTATCGTTGAAGTAAAAACAAGTATAGAAATCAATACAAAAGTTTTTCAAGACTATAAAAAAGCTGTTAAGTTTTTGGAGGTGGATTGA
- a CDS encoding TonB-dependent receptor, protein MKKHYLTCIFVSIFLSISFSLLAQSDSSLYQLSIDELLQPEENLLTGKVSSASKIEQRVLDAPSIVKVISQEKINKYGWVSLNDVLYRQAGFSPSQDYDRKTVSSRGVYEGWNNNHLLILVDGVPYNDNLYGTAYTSEVTPLVFSKSIELIRGPVSALYGANAMNGAVGINTVSPSDFRQNGMAQIRLGSNNKQIYDVVVGGESDVLAAVVAFNSFSTLGNEYLSFDDSERTDDAGNFLKQEINDKRNSYYLFGKLEGRGKLSGFELQYHQHDWELETGHGWLFFIPDQPEAIKENRKMLSLRYTSGHLNKKLVQEYVVRYQRHAVDWNMRYYPDGALDNFYPLGVTEYLKTSAEDVFGRMQYKYSLGKESVFLAGIEGNVFYYDGDDAHTSNIDLNSDFSPFQDNDPQPMNAWLEFIASKPLINLALFAQYTSPRVLNGLLQATVTLRYDNQFFNYTDIYSLERSEESKSFEQFSPRVGLVFHAMPTLTVKALGGRAFRTPTPTEMFGANTYSLASNINELSAESITTFELVGEWQASKKTIMRLNTFYTNFEDIIAYSVANANLSTNLYSLTNFGIEYEIESSISSEFQIMGNYSFVQRLNETIRDTTITESPDKLTWYPAHSLNVGFSYEKNKFLGSAMVHVQSEVMRRSSDITERTKDFRPENVAAWATVDTKFAYRFTPYLELGLLITNLADKDNYLIKNNSYRFDYRMNKRNFLVNLRYDF, encoded by the coding sequence ATGAAAAAACATTACTTGACATGCATTTTTGTATCAATTTTTCTATCTATTTCATTTTCATTATTAGCTCAAAGTGATTCTTCACTCTATCAATTGAGTATTGATGAACTTTTACAACCTGAAGAAAACTTACTGACAGGAAAAGTTTCTTCTGCTTCCAAAATAGAGCAGCGTGTACTTGATGCACCTAGTATTGTAAAAGTTATTTCACAAGAAAAAATAAATAAATATGGTTGGGTGAGTCTGAATGATGTTTTGTACAGACAAGCTGGATTTTCACCTTCACAAGATTATGATAGAAAAACGGTAAGTTCTAGAGGAGTGTATGAAGGTTGGAATAATAATCATTTGCTTATTTTGGTAGATGGTGTTCCTTATAATGATAATTTGTATGGAACAGCTTATACTTCTGAGGTTACTCCTTTAGTTTTTTCTAAATCAATAGAACTCATTCGGGGACCTGTTTCGGCTTTGTATGGTGCAAATGCAATGAATGGAGCAGTGGGAATAAATACTGTTTCTCCTTCTGATTTTAGACAAAATGGAATGGCTCAGATTCGTTTGGGAAGCAATAACAAACAAATTTATGATGTGGTAGTCGGTGGAGAAAGTGATGTCTTGGCTGCTGTTGTGGCTTTTAATTCTTTTTCTACACTAGGAAACGAATATTTATCCTTTGATGATTCAGAAAGAACAGATGATGCAGGTAATTTTTTGAAACAAGAAATAAATGATAAAAGAAATAGCTATTATCTTTTTGGAAAGCTAGAGGGAAGAGGGAAATTATCAGGTTTCGAATTACAATATCATCAGCACGATTGGGAGCTTGAAACAGGACATGGTTGGTTGTTTTTTATTCCAGATCAACCAGAAGCCATTAAAGAAAATCGGAAAATGCTATCTTTGCGTTATACAAGTGGACATTTGAATAAAAAGTTAGTACAAGAATATGTTGTGCGTTATCAGCGTCATGCTGTGGATTGGAATATGCGTTATTATCCTGATGGTGCGCTTGATAATTTTTATCCATTAGGGGTTACAGAATATTTGAAAACAAGTGCAGAAGATGTTTTTGGTAGAATGCAATACAAATATTCGTTAGGAAAAGAGTCGGTGTTTCTTGCAGGTATAGAAGGAAATGTATTTTATTATGATGGAGATGATGCTCATACTTCAAATATTGATTTGAATTCAGATTTTTCTCCTTTTCAAGATAATGATCCTCAGCCAATGAATGCGTGGTTGGAGTTTATAGCATCAAAACCTCTGATAAATCTTGCTTTATTTGCTCAATATACATCGCCTAGAGTTTTGAATGGACTTCTACAAGCGACAGTTACACTTCGTTATGACAATCAATTTTTCAATTATACAGATATTTATTCATTAGAAAGAAGCGAAGAATCAAAGTCTTTTGAACAGTTTAGTCCAAGAGTAGGACTTGTTTTTCATGCCATGCCTACACTTACTGTTAAAGCTCTTGGAGGAAGGGCATTTCGCACGCCTACTCCTACTGAAATGTTTGGGGCAAATACGTATTCACTTGCTTCGAATATCAACGAACTTTCGGCAGAATCTATCACTACATTTGAGTTAGTTGGGGAGTGGCAGGCTTCCAAAAAGACGATTATGCGATTAAATACCTTTTATACCAATTTTGAAGACATCATTGCTTATAGTGTTGCTAATGCTAATTTGAGTACAAATTTGTATAGCTTGACTAATTTTGGAATCGAATATGAGATTGAATCATCTATTTCTTCCGAATTTCAGATTATGGGAAATTATTCTTTTGTTCAACGCCTAAACGAAACCATTAGAGATACCACAATTACAGAAAGTCCTGATAAACTGACTTGGTATCCTGCACATAGTTTGAATGTTGGTTTTAGTTATGAAAAAAATAAATTTTTAGGTTCGGCAATGGTTCACGTACAAAGTGAAGTTATGCGTAGAAGTTCAGATATTACTGAGCGAACAAAAGATTTTCGTCCAGAAAATGTAGCAGCTTGGGCAACTGTAGATACAAAATTTGCCTATCGTTTTACACCTTATTTAGAACTAGGTCTTCTAATTACAAATCTTGCTGACAAAGATAACTATCTCATAAAAAATAATTCTTATCGTTTTGATTATAGAATGAATAAACGAAATTTTTTAGTTAATCTTAGATATGATTTTTGA